In a single window of the Raphanus sativus cultivar WK10039 chromosome 9, ASM80110v3, whole genome shotgun sequence genome:
- the LOC108828266 gene encoding frataxin, mitochondrial: MATASRFLRKLQRSLKLPPTTLLRSNGTRVLSFPPVHKSNEPFGSRIRHDSPVTTRSFSSQGPAPIDYSSVLQEDEFHKLANFTINDLLEKIEDYGDNVQIDGFDIDYGNEVLTLKLGSLGTYVMNKQTPNRQIWMSSPVSGPSRFDWDRDANAWIYRRTEAKLHKLLEEELESLCGEPIQLS, from the exons ATGGCTACAGCTTCAAGGTTTCTCCGGAAACTACAGAGGTCTCTCAAGCTTCCTCCAACAACCCTTCTCCGTAGCAATGGCACGAGGGTTTTAAGCTTTCCTCCTGTTCACAAAAGTAACGAGCCATTTGGATCTCGTATCCGCCATGATTCTCCTGTTACTACCAGAAGCTTCTCTTCTCAAGGTCCTGCCCCTATCGATTATAG TTCGGTGTTGCAGGAGGATGAGTTTCACAAATTAGCCAACTTCACTATAAATGACCTTCTTGAGAAGATTGAG GATTATGGTGATAATGTCCAGATTGATGGTTTTGACATAGACTACGGG AATGAAGTTCTCACCCTTAAGCTTGGATCTTTAGGCACATATGTAATGAATAAGCAGACCCCAAATCGGCAGATATGGATGTCTTCACCTGTCAG TGGTCCTTCTAGATTTGACTGGGACCGTGATGCTAATGCGTGGATTTATCGACGAACAGAAGCAAAGTTGCATAAACTGTTGGAAGAGGAGTTAGAGAGCCTATGTGGCGAACCAATTCAACTCTCATAA
- the LOC108823980 gene encoding cytochrome b6-f complex iron-sulfur subunit, chloroplastic, which yields MASSPISPATQLGSSRSATMLAMSRGMMFVKPTRTSHQMVRKEKIGLRIACQATSIPADNVPDMEKRKTLNLLLVGALSLPTGFMLVPYATFFAPPGSGGGGGGTPAKDALGNDVIAAEWLKTHGAGDRTLTQGLKGDPTYLVVENDKTLATYGINAVCTHLGCVVPWNKAENKFLCPCHGSQYNAQGRVVRGPAPLSLALAHADIDDGGKVVFVPWVETDFRTGDAPWWS from the exons ATGGCGTCCTCTCCCATTTCCCCTGCTACTCAG CTTGGTTCGAGCAGAAGTGCCACTATGTTGGCCATGTCGCGTGGGATGATGTTTGTGAAGCCAACGAGGACGAGTCACCAGATGgtgaggaaggagaagattggTCTGAGAATCGCTTGTCAGGCGACGAGTATACCAGCAGACAACGTTCCAGACATGGAAAAGAGGAAAACTTTGAATCTTCTTCTTGTCGGGGCTCTTTCTCTCCCTACTGGCTTCATGCTTGTCCCTTACGCTACCTTCTTTGCTCCTCCTGG ATCCggaggtggaggtggtggtACTCCAGCCAAGGATGCACTTGGAAACGATGTTATTGCCGCAGAATGGCTCAAGACTCATGGTGCTGGTGATCGAACCTTGACTCAAGGATTGAAG GGAGATCCAACTTACCTAGTTGTGGAGAACGACAAGACACTAGCGACCTACGGTATAAACGCAGTGTGCACTCATCTAGGATGTGTTGTGCCGTGGAACAAAGCTGAGAACAAGTTCCTATGTCCTTGCCATGGATCCCAATACAATGCACAAGGCAGAGTCGTTAGAGGTCCAGCTCCATTG TCGCTTGCCTTGGCACATGCGGATATTGATGACGGTGGAAAGGTTGTGTTTGTTCCATGGGTTGAAACTGACTTCAGGACTGGTGATGCCCCTTGGTGGTCTTAA
- the LOC108828265 gene encoding LOW QUALITY PROTEIN: homeobox-DDT domain protein RLT1 (The sequence of the model RefSeq protein was modified relative to this genomic sequence to represent the inferred CDS: inserted 2 bases in 2 codons), whose product MLSDSGEMPADGDKHSAENSKKRKLKTPIQVMALENFYNEHKYPSEEMKAKMAEEIGLTEKQVSGWFCHRRLKDKRSVKEDGNNIGGSQDRSSVVLQDRGSVLRQDSCGSTKQTDYWNAKPREVESQRLYDDDGEEDSTSSERRSSLHKNLVSSKDVESSRYVARSEHPQVMRGYGFSKPXGYLKVKGDNENVAITAVKRQLGRQYREDGPPLGVVFDPLPPGAFEPQTNVIVQEPIYVGSQRRSHPPYFTGTRKGFVPGPSYELARKSKMHSSEDEDDDDDDDDMMGGMEPSLGDKQSLREPSFKSPSLSYSNTVPDRKGLPQGVPLTNNKKSHISSKGRAEGSRNNMTADFHNLSGTNQTHDYDKSIFNGGRQTGYLTKSSNMLPLSSSRSSDSMERDPSSGMVGKYHGEKMNHRXKLHSIGEPLVTKGLKHGYPQQLYTPKPSNSETFERKDQINRSGVELPSSFNGDETEESSSSSMD is encoded by the exons ATGCTCTCAG ATTCAGGGGAGATGCCTGCTGATGGCGATAAACATTCTGCAGAGAACAGCAAGAAACGGAAGCTTAAGACTCCTATCCAAGTTATGGCCCTTGAGAATTTCTACAATG AGCATAAGTACCCGAGCGAAGAAATGAAGGCTAAGATGGCAGAGGAAATAGGGTTAACTGAGAAGCAAGTCTCAGGGTGGTTCTGCCATAGAAGGTTAAAGGACAAACGTTCCGTTAAAGAAGATGGGAACAACATAGGAGGGAGTCAAGATCGGTCAAGCGTTGTTCTTCAAGATCGTGGCAGCGTGCTTCGACAGGATTCATGTGGTAGCACTAAGCAAACGGATTACTGGAACGCGAAGCCGAGGGAAGTTGAAAGTCAAAGGctttatgatgatgatggtgaagaaGACAGCACATCTTCGGAACGTCGATCATCGTTACACAAGAATCTTGTCTCTAGCAAAGATGTGGAAAGCTCTAGATATGTTGCACGTAGTGAGCATCCTCAGGTGATGAGAGGCTATGGGTTTAGTAAGC TCGGGTACTTGAAAGTGAAGGGAGATAATGAGAATGTTGCTATTACTGCGGTGAAGAGACAGTTAGGAAGACAGTATAGAGAGGATGGTCCACCTCTTGGGGTTGTGTTTGATCCTCTTCCTCCTGGTGCATTTGAGCCTCAGACTAATGTTATAGTTCAAG AGCCAATCTATGTTGGGAGTCAAAGACGGTCTCACCCTCCATACTTCACTGGAACTAGGAAGGGCTTTGTTCCTGGTCCT AGCTATGAACTAGCTCGTAAATCGAAGATGCATTCATCagaggatgaggatgatgatgatgatgatgatgacatgaTGGGTGGGATGGAGCCTAGTCTAGGAGATAAGCAGAGTCTTCGGGAACCAAGTTTTAAATCCCCTTCCCTCAGTTACTCTAATACAGTCCCTGACCGCAAAGGTCTACCTCAAGGTGTCCCTTTAACTAACAACAAGAAGAGTCATATAAGCTCCAAAGGTCGGGCTGAAGGTTCGAGAAACAATATGACTGCCGACTTCCATAATCTCTCTGGAACCAATCAGACTCATGATTATGATAAAAGCATATTCAATGGTGGACGCCAGACCGGTTACCTCACTAAATCTTCAAATATGTTGCCTCTGAGTAGCAGCCGATCCTCTGATTCAATGGAGAGAGATCCATCTTCTGGAATG GTGGGAAAGTATCATGGAGAGAAGATGAATCATA GAAAATTGCATTCAATCGGTGAACCGCTG GTTACCAAAGGATTGAAACATGGCTATCCTCAACAACTTTATACTCCAAAACCATCAAACAGCGAGACTTTTGAAAGAAAAGACCAGATAAACCG GTCTGGTGTGGAGTTGCCTTCTAGTTTCAATGGAGACGAGACAGAAGAATCTAGCTCTTCTTCTATGGATTAA
- the LOC108827785 gene encoding uncharacterized protein LOC108827785: MVRFFCFNSRIPRHRPKESVDGFSERVIREDGSNSKRLSSVISTGESSKLAASTAATERVWKSEEIKPSEHETGKHHVCHLKKSQSHGDELYLDGRDATENGTDDDGTDRIASPDSLEHKDTLAAGSSTKRLERSPVVYQKDLPASVSAYQGSDQALYGSIFSVHADQDSRQLDDISLYGELMDNSNSQTPNGSPLLVRSNSMPNIADSGSGKSSPLKYSSHHSRSSDDLCALRRRQRDKHVHETDAQVKQDQEDGYDDANGFSSMAKDWIVPATDELNSTKFLEGETSNQPAKYLGKDFKIKRIADWVNDLQHVNSSAEEAEEITGYDDDELEREPLNEPTAASPSVDVMKSTPGMEAAKKYFNSLSASATTAQLVSRGLVVIPLLSKFVSLRVLNLSGNAIVKITAGALPRGLHSLNLSKNCLSVIEGLRELTRLRVLDLRYNKILRLGHGLASCSSLKELYLAGNKLSEIEGLHRLLKLTVLDLRFNKFSTTKCLGLLAANYSSLQAISLEGNPAQKNVGDEQLRKYLLGLLPHLVYYNRQGAKDARLGTSTLQLERGLRSELKNNSRKSSHGASSTHKAGSSNAARKASGAQKRSSKERSSSRLPPVGHKVSTAAYENYYVANGDRLATLRSELSMRRTRSEGNLEPI; the protein is encoded by the exons ATGGTAAGGTTTTTCTGCTTCAACTCCCGCATCCCCCGCCATAGACCTAAG GAATCCGTGGACGGGTTTTCAGAACGAGTGATCAGGGAAGATGGGTCTAACTCTAAAAGATTGAGCTCTGTCATATCCACCGGTGAAAGCAGCAAGCTAGCTGCCTCTACCGCTGCTACTGAGCGTGTCTGGAAATCTGAGGAGATTAAACCAAGTGAGCATGAAACTGGGAAGCATCATGTATGTCATCTCAAGAAAAGTCAGTCTCACGGAGATGAACTATACTTGGATGGGAGGGATGCTACAGAGAATGGAACAGATGACGATGGCACAGATCGGATTGCTTCTCCAGATTCTCTTGAACACAAAGATACTCTTGCGGCAGGAAGCAGCACCAAGCGTCTAGAAAGAAGTCCTGTTGTGTATCAGAAAGATCTTCCAGCTTCAGTTTCTGCTTACCAGGGTTCTGATCAAGCACTCTATGGCTCTATTTTCTCGGTTCATGCTGATCAAGACAGCCGTCAGCTCGATGATATCTCGTTATACGGTGAACTGATGGACAACTCAAACAGCCAAACCCCTAATGGTTCACCGTTGCTTGTGAGGTCGAACTCAATGCCTAACATTGCGGACTCTGGATCAGGGAAATCTTCACCTCTCAAGTACTCTTCTCACCACTCTAGATCCTCAGATGACCTTTGTGCTCTACGCAGACGCCAAAGAGATAAACATGTCCACGAAACTGATGCACAAGTGAAGCAAGATCAAGAGGACGGATATGATGATGCAAATGGTTTTTCTTCCATGGCAAAAGATTGGATAGTACCAGCTACAGACGAGCTCAACTCAACAAAGTTCCTTGAAGGAGAAACATCAAACCAGCCTGCAAAATATCTAGgaaaagattttaaaatcaagcGTATTGCAGATTGGGTCAACGACCTTCAGCATGTAAACTCGTCAGCGGAAGAAGCTGAAGAAATAACAGGATACGACGATGATGAGTTGGAAAGAGAACCCTTAAACGAGCCAACAGCAGCTTCTCCTAGTGTTGATGTAATGAAGTCAACTCCTGGAATGGAAGCTgcaaaaaagtattttaattcTCTGAGTGCTTCTGCAACCACAGCACAGCTGGTTAGTCGTGGTCTTGTTGTGATACCACTCCTAAGTAAATTTGTTTCTCTGAGAGTTCTCAATCTGTCCGGAAATGCAATAG TTAAGATAACCGCTGGTGCTCTTCCTCGAGGACTGCATTCATTGAACTTGTCAAAGAACTGTCTCTCAGTGATCGAGGGCCTGCGTGAACTCACTCGGCTTCGAGTATTAGACCTGCGTTACAACAAAATACTGAGACTTGGTCATG GTTTGGCTTCTTGCTCCTCCCTGAAAGAACTATACCTTGCTGGGAACAAGTTAAGCGAAATTGAGGGACTTCATCGTCTCTTGAAGCTCACGGTCTTGGATTTACGCTTCAATAAGTTTTCAACCACCAAATGTCTAGGCCTGCTCGCTGCAAATTACAGTTCTCTCCAGGCTATAAGCTTGGAAGGCAACCCTGCACAGAAGAATGTTGGTGATGAACAACTGAGAAAGTACCTTTTGGGACTCCTGCCACATTTGGTGTACTATAACAGACAAGGCGCCAAAGATGCTAGGCTGGGGACAAGCACGCTTCAGTTAGAACGAGGTCTCAGATCAGAGCTCAAGAACAACAGTCGGAAGAGTAGCCATGGTGCATCGAGTACCCACAAAGCAGGATCATCCAACGCTGCTCGTAAAGCTTCGGGTGCGCAGAAAAGATCATCAAAGGAGAGAAGCAGCAGCCGTCTTCCACCTGTGGGACACAAAGTATCAACAGCTGCTTACGAGAATTATTAcgttgcaaatggtgatagattGGCTACTTTGAGATCAGAGCTCTCTATGCGCAGAACTCGTAGCGAAGGCAATCTTGAACCTATCTGA
- the LOC108827786 gene encoding putative cyclin-D6-1, translating into MEFHLEHPLSHSSSSSIHINDETNNDNALLPPNSLFLVELQHMPSPHYFHTLKSSASLLSNRNHAVSSVIQYSRKLDDPSLTYLAVNYLDRFLSSEDMMLQSKPWILKLISLSCVSLSSKMRKPEISVCDLPVEGEMFDAQMIERMENVILGALKWRMRSVTPFSFLSFFLSCLFELKEDHSVLKHSLKAQATDLTFSLQHDIKFLEFKPSVIAAAALLFASSELCPLQFPYFSNRICQCTYVNKDELMECYKAMQERDVVEDNEGSNDTAVNVLDQQFSSCEESAITASSPKRRRTSTTHRC; encoded by the exons ATGGAGTTTCATCTTGAACACCCTCTCtcacattcttcttcttcttctatccaCATCAACGACGAAACAAACAACGATAATGCGTTGTTACCACCAAACTCTCTCTTCCTCGTCGAACTACAACACATGCCTTCTCCTCATTACTTCCATACCCTCAAGTCCTCTGCTTCTCTTCTATCTAATCGAAACCACGCTGTTTCTTCAGTCATTCAG TATTCAAGAAAACTCGACGACCCATCTCTCACGTATCTTGCTGTGAATTATCTAGACAGGTTCTTATCCAGCGAAGATATGATGCTG CAATCAAAGCCTTGGATTCTCAAGCTTATCTCTCTTTCTTGTGTCTCTTTGTCTTCTAAAATGAGAAAGCCAGAGATATCTGTCTGTGATCTTCCG GTGGAGGGTGAGATGTTTGATGCTCAGATGATAGAGAGAATGGAGAATGTGATCTTAGGAGCTCTTAAATGGCGAATGCGCTCTGTTACTCCTTTCTCctttctctccttcttccttaGCTGTCTCTTTGAGCTCAAAGAAGATCATTCAGTACTTAAACATTCCCTCAAAGCTCAAGCTACTGATCTCACTTTCAGTCTTCAACATG ATATCAAGTTCCTGGAGTTTAAACCGTCAGTGATTGCAGCAGCTGCACTTCTCTTTGCTTCTTCTGAGCTCTGTCCTCTACAGTTTCCATATTTCAGTAACAGAATCTGCCAATGCACATATGTAAATAAG GATGAGCTAATGGAGTGTTACAAGGCAATGCAAGAGAGAGATGTAGTTGAAGACAACGAAGGAAGCAATGACACAGCAGTTAATGTGCTTGACCAGCAATTCTCTAGCTGTGAAGAAAGTGCAATCACAGCTTCTTCACCTAAGAGGAGGAGAACTAGTACTACTCATCGATGTTAA
- the LOC108828264 gene encoding G-type lectin S-receptor-like serine/threonine-protein kinase At4g03230 isoform X4 → MVLSVFFYVLFLNLYRLDCFVAVKDSVTLVKGSALINDSHGDTLVSAGERFELGFFTPNGSSDGRRYLGIWLYRLHPLTVVWVANREAPVLHGSGILTISKDGNLEVTDSKGRVYWGTNVEPSSVSARRTVKLMDNGNLVLMSDEANVVWESFKNPTDTFLPGMRMDENMTISSWRSFNDPSPGNFTFEMDQEEDKQFIIWKRSIRYWKTGISGKFMGSDEMPYAVSYFLSNFTETLTVHNASVPPIFTSLYTDTRFIMTPSGQAQYLRLDGERFWAQIWAEPRDQCSVYNACGNFGSCNSKNEEMCKCLPGFKPSFLEKWVNGDFSGGCSRESRICGGKEGVVVGDMFLNLSVVEVGSPDSQFDAHNEKECREECLNNCQCQAYSYEEVDTKCWIWLEDLNNLKEGCLVGSRYIFIRVAVSDIETTSRDCVTCGSNIIPYPLSTAPGCGDCNYLNFNCNMTTGQVIFKGSNNSYNVTRISPDTHRFLIKTKDVVKNCTSISELKLSSPFHLTGQCNADLVTGGTEVEIRWDPPLEPTCSLSVDCTDWPNSSCSNSGDGKKRCVCNHDFKWDGFSLNCTQEQARGKYGEAKTPVALIIVLTFTSAAILVVLSSTASYVYLQRRKVNNELRSMPRGVNVCDSDRRLKDLIDSGSLKRDDTQGIDVPSFDLETIISATSNFSSANKLGQGGFGPVYKGTFPGDKEIAVKRLSRCSGQGLEEFKNEVVLIAKLQHRNLVRLLGYCVDGEEKLLLYEYMPHKSLDFFIFDGTLSQRLDWKKRCNIILGVARGLLYLHQDSRLRIIHRDLKASNILLDEEMDPKISDFGLARIFGGNETSANTNRVIGT, encoded by the exons ATGGTACTTTCTGTCTTCTTTTATGTGTTATTCCTGAATCTTTATCGATTAGATTGCTTTGTTGCAGTTAAAGACTCCGTGACATTGGTCAAAGGTTCAGCATTGATCAATGATAGCCATGGAGACACTCTCGTTTCAGCTGGTGAGAGATTCGAGCTCGGCTTCTTCACTCCTAATGGAAGCTCTGATGGAAGAAGGTACTTAGGGATTTGGCTTTACCGTTTACATCCACTTACAGTTGTCTGGGTTGCAAACCGTGAAGCTCCGGTTCTTCACGGTTCCGGCATTCTCACTATCTCTAAAGATGGAAATCTTGAAGTCACTGATTCAAAGGGAAGAGTGTATTGGGGCACAAACGTTGAACCTTCCTCTGTGTCTGCGCGGAGGACGGTGAAGCTGATGGACAATGGCAATCTTGTGTTGATGAGTGATGAAGCAAATGTGGTTTGGGAAAGTTTCAAGAATCCTACTGATACTTTTCTTCCAGGGATGAGGATGGATGAGAATATGACTATATCATCATGGAGAAGCTTCAACGATCCATCACCTGGAAACTTCACCTTTGAGATGGATCAAGAAGAAGACAAACAGTTCATCATTTGGAAAAGATCAATCAGATACTGGAAAACCGGAATTTCAGGTAAATTCATGGGATCAGATGAGATGCCTTACGCAGTTTCCTACTTCCTTTCCAACTTCACAGAGACTTTAACCGTTCACAATGCCTCAGTCCCACCTATCTTCACATCTTTGTATACCGATACAAGGTTTATCATGACCCCATCTGGTCAAGCTCAGTACCTCCGGTTAGACGGGGAGAGATTCTGGGCACAGATTTGGGCTGAGCCTAGAGACCAATGCAGTGTCTACAATGCTTGCGGAAATTTCGGTAGCTGTAACAGCAAGAACGAGGAGATGTGCAAGTGTTTGCCAGGTTTCAAGCCTAGTTTCCTGGAGAAATGGGTCAATGGTGACTTCTCTGGTGGATGTTCAAGAGAGTCAAGAATCTGTGGAGGTAAAGAAGGTGTTGTGGTGGGAGACATGTTCTTGAACCTGAGTGTGGTTGAAGTAGGAAGTCCGGATTCTCAGTTCGATGCACATAACGAAAAGGAATGCAGAGAAGAGTGCTTAAACAATTGCCAGTGCCAAGCTTACTCTTATGAAGAAGTTGATACCAAGTGCTGGATTTGGTTGGAGGATCTCAACAATCTCAAGGAAGGCTGTTTAGTAGGTAGCCGTTACATATTTATCCGCGTAGCAGTTTCTGATATAG AGACGACGAGTAGAGATTGTGTGACCTGTGGCTCAAATATCATTCCTTATCCTTTGAGCACAGCTCCTGGATGTGGCGACTGTAACTACCTTAATTTCAACTGCAATATGACCACTGGTCAAGTCATTTTCAAAGGATCTAACAACTCATACAATGTTACAAGAATCAGTCCTGATACTCACAGATTCTTAATCAAGACAAAAGATGTGGTGAAAAACTGCACAAGTATTTCAGAGTTGAAGCTATCTTCACCTTTTCATCTCACGGGGCAGTGCAATGCTGACTTGGTTACTGGAGGAACTGAAGTGGAGATTCGTTGGGATCCTCCGCTTGAGCCAACTTGCTCTTTATCCGTCGACTGTACAGACTGGCCAAACTCATCTTGCAGTAACTCTGGTGACGGGAAGAAACGGTGCGTATGCAATCATGATTTTAAGTGGGATGGCTTCAGCTTAAACTGCACTCAAG AGCAAGCTCGAGGGAAATATGGGGAAGCTAAAACACCGGTGGCTTTGATCATTGTGTTAACGTTTACAAGTGCAGCCATTCTGGTTGTTCTGTCAAGTACTGCTTCTTATGTATATTTGCAAAGAAGAAAAGTGAACAACGAACTAAGAAGCATGCCAAGAGGAGTTAATGTATGTGACAGCGATAGACGTCTCAAAGATTTGATTGATTCCGGAAGTCTTAAACGAGATGATACTCAAGGCATTGATGTTCCTTCTTTTGATCTCGAGACCATCATATCTGCAACATCCAACTTTTCAAGTGCAAACAAGCTAGGGCAAGGAGGGTTTGGACCGGTTTATAAG GGAACGTTTCCTGGAGATAAAGAGATAGCAGTGAAGAGGCTATCTCGCTGCTCAGGTCAAGGACTAGAGGAATTCAAGAATGAAGTTGTTTTGATTGCCAAACTCCAACACCGGAATCTTGTTAGACTTCTTGGCTATTGTGTTGATGGAGAAGAGAAACTGTTACTGTATGAGTACATGCCACACAAAAGCTTAGACTTCTTC